In the Archocentrus centrarchus isolate MPI-CPG fArcCen1 chromosome 19, fArcCen1, whole genome shotgun sequence genome, CAACAATCGGCCCCTCTACATTTTCCCTAACAACCAGTGGTTGCGAGGCGGTCACCAACCAGTCTTTGGGCCACCTAAGTTTATTAATGGATACCTAATTATATACAGTATGGTACAGTGTAATACAGTATATTTTAGCATTCTAATGTAAATCTATGGGAAACGCTGTGTTGTCCTTTCATTTCCAGGAAAAAATGTCTGGTTTTGAAAAGGATTGGCATAAACAGAGATTTAAATATTCAATCCGTAGTAAATCTTTGATAATTAGTGGTGAGACAGtaactgcaaagagaaagcaAACTTGTATAAAATAGAACCATACCATGAAACACACTAATTTGTTCTTAACTTACCTTTTGATTTGGTAATTTTTTGGTCTGCTTGAATGTCTCTGTCTGTGAAATCCAATAAGTACGTGCAAGCTGGATGTAAAGATAGCCAATAATCAGTCCAGGGGCAACAATGCTAGTGCAAAACAGGAAGGAGATGTAAATCTTGTAGGAGAGGGGTGACAAAGTGGGCTGACACATAGACTTGGTGCCCACTGCCATCAGCTGAATGCTCACAATCATCGGTAGGGTGAGGATTAGAGACGCTGCCCACACGAGTAGGGCAATAGCTTTCCGGTAACTTTTCGATCGTTTCACTGTGTCGAGGGGCTTGAGCACCGCAAAGTAGCGTTCCGTGCTCATGATTGTCAGAGTAAAGATGCTCGCATGCATGGTCAGGAAGTCCATGCTTATCAGAATCCGACACCCTGCATCCCCAAAGTACCATCCCTTTAGGAAGTGTGTGCAGACTACAAAGGGGATGGTGAGAAGATACAGTAGATCTGCTAAAGCTAAGTTTATGATGTAGATGTACATGGAGGCTGCAGACCTCATGGAGTGACACATGACCACCAGGGTGTAGATGTTCCCGGAGACTCCAATGAGGCACATAATGGAGAGGATGGTTCCAATGGTGAAGGTGGCGGCTGTATCTTCAAGCGAGTTCAGAGGAGGGTCGGTTGCATTGGCGCCCCTTTCCACCAGGACTCCTACAGGCTCCATGGACACAGTTGTCATGTCTGGATAGAAGAGAAATGTACAGGAAATGGATATATGGATAAATTACCTCTTGTCGTAGGCATGGAAATTATTTTACCTAagtggatcttttttttttttttagagatttCTATAAGTTAAAAACTATACTGGCCTGTTTTCTGTAAGTCATAgtgtccatttttttctttttgacaaaATAAGTAATTAGGGAACGACCTAATGGGCACGCTTTAAATGCAGACCTTCTTTTGAAT is a window encoding:
- the uts2r gene encoding urotensin-2 receptor produces the protein MTTVSMEPVGVLVERGANATDPPLNSLEDTAATFTIGTILSIMCLIGVSGNIYTLVVMCHSMRSAASMYIYIINLALADLLYLLTIPFVVCTHFLKGWYFGDAGCRILISMDFLTMHASIFTLTIMSTERYFAVLKPLDTVKRSKSYRKAIALLVWAASLILTLPMIVSIQLMAVGTKSMCQPTLSPLSYKIYISFLFCTSIVAPGLIIGYLYIQLARTYWISQTETFKQTKKLPNQKVLYLIFTIVLLFWACFLPFWIWQLLDQFHPTLSLSTKAKRNINYLTTCLTYSNSCINPFLYTLLTKNYKEYLRKNKRLWTTGNYFNRSRRFQRSPRRSPSASSQQCTESFMLTHTASLRAHNSSL